ttcgCTCATTCCCTAAAGCTACAACAGCCTCTCCTCGAGCTTCAGGCGTCCAGTTGTGGCCAGTTGTAGCTGAGTGTGTCCAAAAGGAGCTTTCAGATGTCAGGGCCAGCTGGAACAGTTAATCATCAGGgttaaaatttcatttacagTGGGTTCAGTGTGACTCAGATACCCAGCCCTCTGCCTCTTATTTCCCTTTGCTTACAGAATAGTTACTTAGTCAGAGGATACTTATGGAGATTATCGGGGTTCCTGAAAAACTGGAGCACGTTGGCAAGGAGCCCTTCCTCCCACGCGGAAAATCCTGCTCATCCTAGGGATTCCTCTGCAGGGAAGTCTGCCTGTCCGCACGAACAGGCAGCAGAAGATACGAGCAGAAAGCTGTTTTTTGGAAAGTTTCCCTCCTGAGCTCTGTTGGGAATCACTGTTTGCCAGCTGAAATGCCAGCAGTTTTGGAGTTTACCATGATTcctgatttagaaaaaaaaataactaaagtCTGCCTTTTTGtgcttcataaaaatatttctcctgaATTCTGTTGAACAGCTCTACAATTTGCTGTCACTGATTCCTACAGGGACTTCAGTTTTTTAGTGGACCACGCAATGGAAATTGTTTCTCATGAGGCTTATGAAACACTGCTTGTTTTCACTGTGAATcatgggattatttttttctttcccgaTTTGGCTGTTGCTGACCATGGGACAGTTCTCtagaataattctttttttaaactgagtttATTAGGGGAAGCAGGCAAACAAGGCTAAGTAAATGTTCAGCTGGAGACAACAGGCACATTTCTAGCTCAGCAGTAGTCATGTGGGGATAAACCCAAAATGAATAAGTAAATAAACAGAAGTAGCTGATGGAGGAAGTCTGAGCACATCACACGATTGAGGTTTGTTCTAACTAAAACGTGAACTTTAGTACTGAAATCTTAGAGGAAAGCTGTGTGTGCCTAGGTGCTTAACCCATACCGCACTTATGGAGCTCATCCTACTTTTGTCACCCTTTTATTGCCCGTGGAGGTGGAATCAAAGCACCTAGACAACTCTCTGCTCAACAACAATGTGGGGCTTGTGCCAATAGATACGCTGCATTGTAATGCCACTTGAAAGCCTCTTTTTTTAAGCTAATAATCATACTTTTAATGGAGTTCTTGCTAATTGCTGACTTGATCCAAGAGCTGCCTTTTTAACGAATGAACGCACATTCTTCCCTCTTGCAGGATTGAGTTCCAGAACAAGTTCTACACTGGCACTGGATTCAAgttcctccctttctcctttgATACCATCCGTGAGGGGAGGTTTGACGATTAAAGAccctctgctcaagcagtgtTAAACGCCGTGTGTTTATGACTAGCCTCTCCCGTGTGCCTGAGTTGCATGTAATCCTCCCATAGTGAAAATAACTTATTGCAGCACCCTCGAGTGTTTCCGTGGCGTTTCAAAGCCAAGAGCTTCGACATTCTCGGGTAATGAGTGACACTGGATCAAAGAAACTTTTCGTTCCTTAAGTTTACCACTGAAGATTCTAAGTGCATGAAGTGTCTGAGTTTGGTGTGTAACAGTGTACTTCTCGTGTTGTGAATTCCCTGGCAGGCTTATCGGGGCAGTATGAGAGAAATGCAGCTATGGCTGAGGGGGCAGACAAGCACGTGCAGAAAAGGCATGACAACTTCAGCTTGCTCAAAGCTTGCTGCTCGGGAAGAGATTTACTTTTTTAAGGAAGTTTTACATGTGGATCCTTTCTGTCTCTGCCTCTGATTAAACAAATTATGAGCAGTGGGCAGCTGACAATCCAGGGCATGCTTCTCCTACCTCCAGGGCTTCCACATGTGCCATGTTTTAATCTGACAAAAGCAATGTCTCATCCCGTGCAGGGACTCAGCCCTTTGAACTCTGGCTGGGGCTTGAGGAGCCGATATGAAGGGGTAGGACTCAGCCTCAGTGATGCGTACAGTGACTCTTTGCTCTAGTGATGAGGAAACACCTTGTCCTTGCAAGAAAGGCTGTTCCTTTCCTCCACGGAGAAGAGATGCTCCTTTAACTGTGCGCCTTCATGCACAGTATCCCAGGCAAAGCCCTAAATCCAGCAGCGAAGGCCACTTCCACCTTTGTTTCTGGAGGCAGTGCTGAGAAGAGGGGACTCAGGCACAGGGGGCGTGGCTGCCTTGGTGGCCTGGGGTGAGATGGAAGAGGGGTGAGCTGCGGTGCAAACTGTCACCACTGGCAGTGGAACTTCTTGGGTttcttgtttcaaaacaaagccCTGAGGCTGCAGAGTCCTAGAGGCACTCTCAGATAATGCCCATGTAGGCTTGGCATCAGTGTAGGCAGCTTTTGCAAAGGCAGAGGTACTAGTGACGTACGTTGTCAGGTGTGCTTGGGTTCTAAGGAGCcctttaaggaaaaacagaggCTGAGTCTTGCTAAAATAGTCCCACAGCAGTGGAGTCTCGGTGGTATTTCCCCATGGTAgctgttgctttttctcctgtgcAAAATGTGAGTAATTCCTTGCCCTCCTCACCTCGACGTTGCTGTAGGAGCAGCGGGTGTGTTAGTGCTGTGTAACTGTCGTGTCTAATTGTCACAGTGGATCTAAGTAGTTGTGTATGAACAGATTAGAACGATGAGAATTATTGTAACCAGGAATTGAAGGGGAAATCCCACACACTGCAGGGCTGTTTGAAATTACGTGAGAAAGGTGTGTGTGCACCGCACGCTGCAGCGGGCACGGAGCACGGGGATCCCTGTGCTGCGAGCGGGCAGCTTCTGCGTAATCGCTGTGTTTACAGGTACCCTTGGCTGTATGTTTACAATGGTGTTTGCAGAACGAAAGCCAAAATCAAAACTTGTTTGCGGGTGGAGCAGTGACACCAGTCCTGCTGCCCAGGTGAAATGCATTGTGGACAGTCActgtataaattaaaataactgtatAACAAGTGGCGTGGCTTCTTTTCTGCTTCCCCCGCGATCTCTGAAGGGTGCTCCCGAGCAGCCCCTCTTCCCTGTCCAAGCCCGGGCAGAGCCCTGACAGCTGCCTGGGGGCCGCTGGGAccttcagctttgctgccctggGATCCCGTCACCTTCTCAGCCAGCATGATGGGGTGAGCAGAGCTGGTTTGTAAAATGAGACCGGCGTGACCGTGCCTCTGCTGAAATGTCTCTGCGCTTATCAGGCCCTGGCGGACACCCTGAGCGAAGGCCGGCCGGGGCCAAGCAGGGGCCATTTTGTCCTGgagcctcctgcctgcccagatAAACCTGTTAACTGAGTGGAACAAGCAGTTACGTGGGAATTAAAACTGAGGCTTGATTAAACCTGGGTGTTGTGGATGTCCTTCCACACGCTCTGCCTGCTCcgggctgctgccctgctcctggcccGCCGAGCTGCAGGGCGTCCCGCTGCGGGGACCCGCTCCCCACCCAGAGGGACGTGTTTACTCAGGCCTTTCCTGAGGGCCTGGAGCTGCCAGAGGGGGTTTTTCCACATGTGCCGGAAGGGAGGTTTCAGGGGGGGTTGGGCAAGTGTGTTTTTGAGATTGCTGCAGCCCGATGTGTTTCCCATCTCGCCCTGTCTCCGGGAGGGTGAGGAGCTGGTCCGtgctgcccctgcagctgggggctgcctgctccTTGTCCTCCACACGCTGCAGATGAGATGGACCCCCAGCTGCTGCCGGTGCCAGCTGTGTCCAGGGGATGCTCTCCCCTTtcaccccttcccctgccctcttGCACCACTCCTGCGTGCAATCGCACTATTTCTGCCCGTTTCCATGGCCCGACTTGGCTGCTTTCACCGCTCTGGGGCCACATGGCAGCCCTCGGTGCTTGGCTGGCGGAGCAGGAGGCCCCTGGCCCGGCTTGGGGGGGGAGCCTTGGCCCCGCTGCGGAGTGGCCTGAGCTCGTCCTTCCCTTCTGCCCAAGGAGGTGGCAGGGCTGACCCTCGCAGCCAGGCTCCGTCCCGGGAAGTGCCCGCCGAACACTCCTGGAGCTCGGAGAGACCCTGCACAGCGcgggcaacccctgcccccaCTCCCTGGAGGGGTACACGTCTGTGTCCCtgcccccgtcccccccccacccccgcagcgCTGTGCAGGGGCCCGCCCGTGCTGCGGGACCGCTCCCGGCTGCCGTTGTCCGCCGTTTCCCCGGCCGGGGCCCCGCCGTGCCCGCCCTGCGCTGCCTTCGCGGAGGGAGGCCGAGCGCAGCCCTgcccggggcagcccccgctccgcgccgcggCCCGAGGGGACGGAGCGGCTGCCGGCTGCGACGGCCGCGGGCGTGCAGGGGTGCGGGGGCACAGCCTCCCCTCGGGGTGCCTCCCCCGAGCCCCCGGGGGTCCGTGCCCCCACCCGCCTCCGCCAGAAGCGAGGGCCGGGTCCCGGGGCGAGGGGGCAGCCGGAGCGGGGGCTTGGACCGGTTCCCGGGCTGCTCCGGACGCTGCTGGGGGTGAccggggctccccccgccccagggcACCGGCCGCGGCCCCGGGAGCCCGGCGGGACCCCGCTGACCGGTCTCGCAGCTCCCCCTTCAGGCCGGAGCGTCCACGGCCCGGTAGCGGCGGGGCTGAGCCGGCCCCGGTGGGCGCGACCCCGAGAGCGGCCCCGGTCGATGCCGGGAGCCCGGAGCCGGGCAGTGCCGCTCCCCCGGGCTGGAGGATACTCCGGGACCGCCGCGGCCCGGTTCGCTCCGCCGGTGCGGAGCCGTCACAGGTGGAAAACGTGATGCGAACCCAGCCCGAGGCCAGCGGTGCCAGCCCCGGCGCTGCCCGGCCCCTGCCCGGGCGCCGAgagcgggcggggaggggacgGCGGCTGTCCCGGGGCACAGGCGGCCCTGCCCGGTACACCCCTGCGtcgcgccccgccccgctcccggtAACGGCTCGGTCCCGCCCACCGCCGGTTCCgccccggccggccccgcccAGCGCCGTCCCGCGATTGGCGGCCGGGAACGGGGCCGGGAGCGGCGATGGCGGCGCGgacggggccggggccggggccgtcGCTGCTGCTGTCGCTGTCGCTGCTGCTGTCGCTGCtgccggcggcggcgcgggcagCCGCGGGGGAGGCGCGGCAGGAGGCGGCGGTGCGGGCCCTGGCGCGGCGGCTGCTGGGCCCGCGGGCCGCCGCCGTGTCGCTGTCGGTGGAGGCGGCGCTGGCAGCGGGCGGCCCCGACACCTACCGCCTGCGCTCGCCGCCCGGCGCCGCCGTGGCCGTGGCCGTGACGGGCTCCAGCGGCGtggcggcggccgccggcctGTACCGGTACCTGCGCGACTTCTGCGGCTGCCACCTCTCGTGGTCCGGGGCGCAGCTCCGCCTGCCCGACCCGCTGCCGCGGCTGCGGGCCGAGATCCGCGCCGCTGCCCCCGGCAGGTAACGGGGCCGCGGGGTCCCGACGGGGCGGGCTGGGCtcggggcgcggggccgggcgccgCTCACGCCTCGTTAGCCCGGGACAAGGCGCCTTTACATAACGGGGCCGGGAAGAGGGGGCCCAGCCCGCAGCCTCCCGCCCGCTCCCCCCAGGTACCGCTACTACCAGAATGCCTGCACCCAGAGCTACTCCTACGCCTGGTGggactgggagcgctgggagcgGGAGATCGACTGGATGGCGCTCAGCGGCATCAACCTGGCACCCGCCTTCGCGGGGCAGGAGGCGACCTGGCAGCGGGTTGAGTATCGGGGCGTGCGGGACTGGGCAGGCCAGCGGGGCAGCCATGGGGCCGGCTGAGCCTCCGTCATCCCGTGCAGGTGTACCGTTCCCTGGGCCTGAACCAGTCTGAGATCGACGCGTACTTCACGGGGCCAGCGTTCCTGGCCTGGAACCGGATGGGGAACCTGCGTGGCTGGGCAGGGCCCCTGCCGCCAGCCTGGCACATCAAACAGCTCTACCTGCAGGTACCAGGGGCACCGGGGCTGCCTGCCCACCCAGGGCAGACCCATGCAGCCCCCTGCTGTGGTCCTCCAGGCCAAGGTCACACTCGTGGAGGCTTGGGGTCCactgctcccttccccaggctccAGTGACCCCCAGGGGCCTggtgcagggaggtgggggctCCTCTTccccggctccctccctccttctctctcccagtACCGGATCGTGGAGAGGATGCGCTCGCTGGGGATGATCACGGTGCTGCCGGCCTTCGCGGGCCACGTGCCCCAGGGGATTCTTCGGTAGGTGCAGCCCTGCGCGCTCACAGACCCCACAGGGTAGATCTCCgctggctgcagctccctccctggCGTCTCAGCCCTGGGCCCTTCCTGGGGTCCCGCCTCAAGTCAGCATCAGCTGCACGGGGTGCTCCCGGGGCCAGCGCAGCTCCTGGCTCTCCTGTGTCCGTTGCTGGCTTCCCTGGGAGGCTGCCCTGTCCCCACAGGGGTGTGGTGGTCCTGTCCTGATCCTGATCCCTGTCTCTGCCCTCCGGTGCAGGGTCTTCCCCCGAGTGAATGCCACTCGCCTTGGGGGCTGGAGCCACTTCAACTGTACCTACTCATGTACCTACCTGCTGGACCCGGAGGACCCCATGTTCCAGGTGATTGGGACCCTCTTCCTCAAGGAGCTGATCAAGGAGTTTGGCACAGACCACATCTATAGTGCCGACACCTTCAACGAGATGACCCCCCTCTCCTCTGACCCTGCCTATCTCTCAAGGGTCAGCAATGCTGTTTTCAGGTCGATGATGGGAGGTAGGTCA
The DNA window shown above is from Phalacrocorax aristotelis chromosome 23, bGulAri2.1, whole genome shotgun sequence and carries:
- the NAGLU gene encoding LOW QUALITY PROTEIN: alpha-N-acetylglucosaminidase (The sequence of the model RefSeq protein was modified relative to this genomic sequence to represent the inferred CDS: inserted 2 bases in 1 codon) — protein: MRTQPEASGASPGAARPLPGRRERAGRGRRLSRGTGGPARYTPASRPAPLPVTARSRPPPVPPRPAPPSAVPRLAAGNGAGSGDGGADGAGAGAVAAAVAVAAAVXLLPAAARAAAGEARQEAAVRALARRLLGPRAAAVSLSVEAALAAGGPDTYRLRSPPGAAVAVAVTGSSGVAAAAGLYRYLRDFCGCHLSWSGAQLRLPDPLPRLRAEIRAAAPGRYRYYQNACTQSYSYAWWDWERWEREIDWMALSGINLAPAFAGQEATWQRVYRSLGLNQSEIDAYFTGPAFLAWNRMGNLRGWAGPLPPAWHIKQLYLQYRIVERMRSLGMITVLPAFAGHVPQGILRVFPRVNATRLGGWSHFNCTYSCTYLLDPEDPMFQVIGTLFLKELIKEFGTDHIYSADTFNEMTPLSSDPAYLSRVSNAVFRSMMGADPEALWLMQGWLFQHQPTFWQPVQVRALLHGVPLGRMIVLDLFAESKPVYQWTESFYGQPFIWCMLHNFGGNHGLFGTVEAINHGPFVARSFPNSTMVGTGLVPEGIEQNDMVYELMNELGWRQEPLDLPSWVSRYAERRYGAPNAAAASAWQLLLRSVYNCTGVCVNHNHSPLVRRPSLRMDTELWYNTSDVYEAWRLLLSASTELGSSPTFRYDLVDVTRQAAQQLVSDYYLSIRRAFQSHALPDLLTAGGVLVYDLLPELDSLLSSHSLFLLGRWLESARAVASSDQEAEQYELNARNQVTLWGPSGNILDYANKQLGGLVLDYYGVRWNLFVSALVESLNSGNPFHQDQFNQAVFQVERGFVYNKKRYPAVPTGDTLEISRKLFLKYYPSALQRSRAGPA